One Agrobacterium vaccinii DNA window includes the following coding sequences:
- the sthA gene encoding Si-specific NAD(P)(+) transhydrogenase: protein MNEYDLVVVGSGPAGRRAAIQAAKLDKKVLVIEKGSRVGGVSVHTGTIPSKTMRETALNLSGWRERGFYGRSYRVKQEISAEDLRRRLLITLDHEVEVLEHQFARNRVTHIRGKAAFVTNDTMEISKDDGEVVLVKGKSILLAVGTRPFRPDYMPFNGKTVIDSDELLELEKLPRSMVVIGAGVIGIEYATIFSALDTAVTIIDPKPTMLDFIDKEIVEDFTYQLRDRNMKLLLGQKAEKVEHTPEGKVMLTLDSGRTLTTEMVLFAAGRMGATDTLNLAAAGLSADNRGRLSVNPETFETSAKGIFAAGDVIGFPSLASTSMEQGRIAARVAVGAIGMEPQKYFPYGIYAVPEISTCGLTEEEMKERGIAYECGIARFRETSRGHIMGLDTGLLKLIFSLKTRRLLGVHIVGEGATELVHIGQAVLNLKGTVEYFVENTFNYPTLAEAYKIAGLDAWNRMGDIKNNNA from the coding sequence ATGAACGAGTACGATCTTGTTGTTGTCGGTAGCGGTCCCGCTGGTAGACGTGCTGCCATTCAGGCGGCAAAGCTGGATAAAAAAGTCCTCGTCATCGAAAAAGGCAGCCGCGTTGGCGGCGTTTCCGTGCACACCGGGACAATTCCCTCCAAAACAATGCGCGAAACCGCGCTCAATCTCTCCGGCTGGCGCGAGCGTGGGTTCTACGGACGCTCCTACCGTGTGAAGCAGGAAATCAGCGCGGAAGACCTGCGTCGTCGCCTGCTCATCACGCTGGACCACGAAGTCGAAGTGCTGGAACACCAGTTCGCGCGTAACCGCGTCACCCATATTCGCGGCAAGGCAGCCTTCGTGACGAACGACACAATGGAGATCAGCAAGGACGATGGCGAGGTCGTTCTCGTCAAGGGCAAGAGCATTCTGCTTGCTGTCGGCACCCGCCCCTTCCGCCCGGATTACATGCCGTTCAATGGCAAGACGGTTATCGATAGCGACGAGTTGTTGGAGCTGGAAAAGCTGCCCCGTTCGATGGTCGTCATCGGTGCGGGTGTTATCGGCATCGAATATGCCACGATTTTCAGCGCGCTCGACACGGCGGTGACCATCATCGATCCAAAGCCGACGATGCTTGATTTCATCGACAAGGAAATCGTCGAGGACTTCACCTACCAACTCCGCGACCGCAACATGAAACTGCTGCTGGGCCAGAAGGCTGAGAAGGTCGAGCATACGCCGGAAGGCAAGGTCATGCTGACGTTGGATAGCGGGCGTACGCTGACGACGGAAATGGTTCTGTTCGCTGCTGGCCGCATGGGCGCTACAGATACGCTCAACCTGGCCGCCGCTGGTCTGTCCGCCGATAACCGAGGCCGCCTGTCCGTCAATCCTGAAACCTTTGAAACCTCGGCCAAGGGAATTTTCGCCGCCGGTGACGTCATCGGCTTTCCAAGCCTTGCTTCGACGTCCATGGAACAGGGGCGCATTGCCGCGCGCGTTGCGGTCGGTGCCATCGGCATGGAGCCACAGAAGTATTTCCCTTACGGCATCTATGCCGTGCCGGAAATCTCAACCTGCGGCCTGACCGAAGAGGAAATGAAGGAACGTGGGATCGCCTATGAATGCGGCATTGCCCGCTTCCGCGAGACGTCACGCGGTCACATCATGGGTCTGGACACCGGTCTGCTGAAACTGATCTTCTCGCTGAAGACCCGCCGCCTTCTCGGTGTTCACATCGTCGGCGAAGGCGCAACAGAGCTCGTGCACATCGGCCAGGCGGTTCTCAACCTCAAGGGAACTGTCGAGTATTTCGTCGAGAACACCTTCAATTACCCGACGCTTGCAGAGGCCTATAAGATCGCCGGTCTCGATGCGTGGAACCGCATGGGCGACATCAAGAACAATAACGCCTGA
- a CDS encoding PhzF family phenazine biosynthesis protein: MAIEYSIYDVFTRQKLAGNPLAVMFGADGLDDDTMQAIAREMNLSETVFVTQSDNPSYAALLRIFTPASELPFAGHPTVGAAIAIAERNHSQSSADMVTVLEEKVGPVRCAIRVREGEASFAEFDLPRKSSCFDLPLYNDQLADALGLAEAQLGFENHHPSIWTAGVPFLTIPVHNIAAMEEVDFDASLWLKNAPLVEGRLTSAYLYCRGGVNHAAKFHARMFSPDMGISEDPATGSAVAALSGAIHHFDRLADGHYPMLIEQGVEMGRPSHIHLTMDVKENEISRARIGGHAVRVATGVFDI; this comes from the coding sequence GTGGCGATAGAGTACAGTATCTACGATGTCTTCACCCGCCAGAAACTGGCTGGGAACCCGCTGGCCGTGATGTTCGGCGCAGATGGTCTGGATGACGATACGATGCAGGCCATCGCGCGGGAGATGAACCTGTCGGAAACCGTTTTCGTCACGCAATCCGATAACCCTTCCTATGCCGCACTCCTCAGAATATTCACGCCTGCATCGGAGCTGCCTTTTGCAGGGCACCCCACAGTGGGTGCTGCCATTGCCATCGCTGAACGAAATCACAGTCAGAGCTCTGCCGATATGGTGACTGTGCTGGAGGAAAAGGTCGGACCCGTCAGATGCGCCATCCGTGTTCGTGAAGGCGAGGCGAGCTTTGCCGAATTCGACCTGCCGCGAAAATCGTCGTGTTTCGACCTGCCGCTTTACAATGATCAGCTTGCCGATGCTCTGGGCCTTGCAGAGGCACAGCTTGGCTTTGAAAACCACCACCCGTCGATCTGGACTGCGGGCGTCCCCTTTCTCACCATTCCCGTGCACAACATTGCGGCGATGGAGGAAGTGGATTTCGATGCGAGCCTGTGGCTTAAAAATGCGCCGCTTGTCGAGGGACGGCTGACATCTGCTTATCTCTACTGTCGCGGCGGCGTGAACCATGCGGCGAAATTCCACGCCCGCATGTTCTCGCCCGATATGGGCATTTCAGAAGACCCGGCGACCGGCTCCGCGGTCGCAGCGCTTTCCGGTGCTATCCATCACTTCGACAGGTTGGCCGATGGGCACTACCCGATGTTGATAGAGCAGGGTGTCGAAATGGGACGCCCATCGCATATTCATCTCACAATGGATGTGAAGGAAAACGAGATTTCCCGCGCCCGAATCGGCGGTCATGCCGTGCGTGTTGCCACAGGTGTCTTCGATATCTGA
- a CDS encoding DUF1127 domain-containing protein has protein sequence MNPIRIAKNWISYRRTINELGSLSNQALSDIGLTRYDIRNVASRSFR, from the coding sequence ATGAACCCTATCCGCATTGCAAAAAACTGGATCAGCTACCGCCGCACAATCAATGAGCTGGGTAGCCTTTCCAACCAGGCCCTCAGCGACATCGGCCTGACACGTTACGACATCCGCAACGTTGCTTCCCGTTCGTTCCGCTAA
- a CDS encoding cysteine hydrolase family protein — MKQVLYIVDVQPSFDPPADLVSNIARLATLLPSVASVERHDESITPFESQLGWKPGASDNSLVAADRVFIKHGYAPPREAVDYLVSLKPDRVLVCGIQADTCVLAAGFSFFDAGLRPTLIPWLTVGSSLDRSGALGARLWKHHFGAVLERPEDIGL, encoded by the coding sequence GTGAAACAGGTTCTCTATATCGTCGATGTGCAGCCAAGCTTCGATCCGCCTGCGGACCTCGTCAGCAACATTGCCCGCCTTGCCACGCTGCTGCCGAGTGTCGCAAGCGTCGAGCGGCATGATGAAAGCATCACGCCTTTCGAGAGCCAGTTGGGCTGGAAGCCGGGTGCTTCAGATAATTCACTGGTCGCTGCCGACCGCGTCTTTATCAAGCATGGGTATGCCCCACCGAGAGAAGCCGTTGACTACCTAGTGTCGTTGAAGCCAGACCGTGTGCTCGTCTGCGGCATTCAGGCTGATACCTGCGTTCTTGCGGCGGGGTTCAGCTTTTTCGACGCCGGGTTACGCCCAACGCTGATACCGTGGCTGACCGTCGGTTCCAGTCTCGACCGCAGCGGCGCGCTGGGCGCTCGCCTCTGGAAACATCATTTCGGTGCTGTGTTGGAGAGGCCGGAGGACATCGGCCTCTGA
- a CDS encoding N-acetylmuramoyl-L-alanine amidase, translated as MTEITETTLTTSKHLIGGVKVAILTTLAGRIASVLLVAALCAPIVLSSANATDKAPSLIVSSARIIGDEARTRIVMDFNEEPEFEVHYLDGPARIVVDFPAVGFSFPTKDLAPTGLFSDIRFGTMGEGSARLVLTAKKPVQVAIADVKAEDGGKVYRFVLDTEIATKQKFADLLKNQNWQALAPATTASVTADVAPKTSRQSDFVIAVDAGHGGIDAGAKGGVSGTDEKVITLTFAKELTDRLNKIGGIRAFLTRDDDTFLALSERVTLARQQNANLFISVHADTLKQKGIRGATVYTISDRASDRMAQDLAERENLSDQIAGVAQQHSQPEVADILLDLTRRETQAFSVTLAENIVKSFEGQIGLINNPHRYAGFQVLRAHDVPSVLLELGFLSNPDDEKLLLDETWRQKVADTLAVAVTRYRAQALANGG; from the coding sequence ATGACCGAAATTACGGAAACGACGTTGACGACCAGCAAACATCTCATCGGCGGAGTTAAAGTCGCCATCCTCACCACTCTGGCGGGGCGAATCGCATCTGTGCTGCTGGTGGCCGCGCTTTGCGCGCCGATCGTGTTGTCATCGGCGAATGCGACGGACAAAGCGCCATCTTTGATCGTCAGTTCGGCCCGTATTATCGGCGATGAGGCGCGGACGCGAATTGTGATGGATTTCAACGAAGAGCCGGAATTCGAAGTCCATTATCTGGATGGACCTGCGCGTATCGTCGTCGATTTTCCTGCCGTCGGTTTCTCGTTTCCGACAAAAGACCTCGCACCCACGGGGCTGTTCAGCGATATCCGGTTTGGAACCATGGGCGAGGGCAGTGCGCGGCTGGTGCTGACAGCGAAGAAGCCCGTCCAGGTCGCCATCGCAGACGTCAAAGCCGAAGATGGCGGCAAGGTTTACCGCTTTGTGCTCGATACGGAAATCGCGACCAAGCAGAAATTTGCCGATCTTCTGAAGAATCAAAACTGGCAAGCGCTGGCTCCCGCCACCACCGCGTCTGTCACTGCCGATGTTGCTCCCAAGACCAGCAGGCAGTCGGATTTCGTCATTGCTGTTGATGCTGGACACGGCGGTATCGATGCGGGTGCGAAGGGTGGCGTCAGCGGAACCGACGAGAAGGTCATCACCCTGACCTTCGCCAAGGAACTGACCGACCGTCTCAATAAGATCGGTGGCATCAGGGCATTTCTGACGCGCGATGACGATACGTTTCTGGCGCTCTCAGAGCGTGTGACGCTGGCGCGGCAGCAGAACGCCAATCTCTTTATCTCCGTGCATGCCGACACACTGAAACAGAAGGGTATTCGCGGTGCGACGGTCTACACCATATCGGACCGGGCGTCGGACCGGATGGCGCAGGATCTGGCTGAACGTGAAAACCTTTCGGACCAGATTGCAGGTGTCGCACAGCAGCATTCCCAGCCCGAAGTTGCCGATATCCTGCTAGATTTGACGCGGCGCGAGACGCAGGCATTTTCCGTGACGCTTGCGGAAAACATCGTTAAATCCTTCGAAGGGCAGATCGGTCTCATCAACAATCCGCATCGATATGCAGGTTTTCAGGTGTTGCGCGCCCACGACGTGCCATCGGTTCTCCTAGAACTGGGTTTCCTGTCCAACCCGGATGACGAAAAACTGCTGCTGGATGAAACGTGGCGTCAGAAGGTTGCAGATACGCTCGCTGTGGCCGTTACCCGGTACCGCGCGCAGGCTCTGGCCAACGGCGGTTAG
- the prfB gene encoding peptide chain release factor 2 (programmed frameshift), translating to MRNEIVNVVDEIRQAISLLRRHLDWDQAIRRLDWLNNKAEDPNLWNDATEAQKLMRERQQLDESIHGVKALEQQVNDNVELIEMGEAEGDADIIKEAEDALKTLRSEANRRQVEAMLSGEADSNDTYVEVHSGAGGTESQDWANILLRMYTRWAERQGYKVEVLEVHEGEEAGIKSATILVKGHNAFGWMKTESGVHRLVRISPYDSNARRHTSFSSIWVYPVVDDSIQIDINESDCRIDTYRSSGAGGQHVNTTDSAVRITHIPTGIAVACQQERSQHKNRAKAWEMLRSRLYEAELMKREAAANAQAASKTDIGWGHQIRSYVLQPYQLVKDLRTGVESTAPSNVLDGELNEFMEAALAHRISGGADVEVSDID from the exons ATGCGCAATGAGATCGTGAACGTCGTCGACGAAATCAGGCAGGCCATAAGCCTGCTGAGGAGGCATCTT GACTGGGACCAGGCGATAAGACGACTGGACTGGTTGAACAACAAGGCCGAAGACCCGAACCTCTGGAATGACGCGACAGAAGCGCAGAAGCTGATGCGCGAGCGCCAGCAGCTTGACGAATCCATCCATGGCGTCAAAGCCCTCGAACAGCAGGTCAACGACAATGTCGAGCTGATCGAGATGGGTGAGGCGGAAGGTGATGCCGACATCATCAAGGAAGCCGAAGACGCTTTGAAGACGCTGCGAAGCGAGGCGAACCGCCGTCAGGTGGAAGCCATGCTTTCGGGTGAAGCCGATAGCAACGATACTTATGTCGAAGTGCATTCCGGCGCCGGTGGCACGGAGAGCCAGGACTGGGCCAATATTCTGCTGCGCATGTACACGCGCTGGGCAGAGCGTCAGGGCTACAAGGTCGAAGTTCTGGAAGTTCATGAAGGCGAAGAAGCGGGCATCAAATCCGCGACCATTCTGGTCAAGGGCCACAATGCTTTCGGCTGGATGAAGACGGAATCGGGCGTTCACCGTCTCGTTCGCATTTCGCCTTACGACAGCAATGCGCGCCGACACACCTCCTTTTCGTCCATCTGGGTTTACCCGGTTGTCGATGATTCGATCCAGATCGACATCAACGAAAGCGATTGCCGCATCGATACCTATCGCTCGTCGGGTGCGGGCGGACAGCACGTCAACACGACCGACTCGGCTGTGCGTATCACGCATATTCCAACCGGCATCGCGGTGGCCTGTCAGCAGGAACGCTCCCAGCACAAGAACCGCGCCAAGGCGTGGGAAATGCTGCGTTCGCGCCTCTACGAAGCCGAGTTGATGAAGCGGGAAGCCGCGGCCAATGCTCAGGCCGCATCCAAGACAGATATCGGCTGGGGCCACCAGATCCGCTCCTACGTTTTGCAGCCCTACCAGCTGGTCAAGGATTTGCGCACGGGCGTGGAAAGCACCGCGCCGAGCAACGTGCTCGATGGTGAACTGAACGAGTTCATGGAAGCAGCGCTCGCCCACCGCATCAGCGGCGGTGCAGACGTCGAAGTCTCCGACATCGACTGA
- the tig gene encoding trigger factor translates to MQVIETLAEGLKREIKVVIPAADMKSRLDERLVDAKDKVRINGFRPGKVPLAHLKKMYGKSIMADLVNELVRDKPSEIISGRGEKSATQPSISMTEDQDEADKILAAEADFEFNLAYEVIPAIELKSNEGIKVTREVVEVTEDEINEQILKIAESARTYEAKDGVAAEGDRVTMNYLGKVDGVAFDGGAAEDAELVIGSGRFIPGFEDQLVGVKAGDEKAITVTFPTEYPAAELAGKEAVFDITVKEVASAAAVEINDELATKLGLESAEKLKEIVRGQIESQYSNVTRQKVKRQILDQLDEVYKFETPAGLVDAEFDNIWRQINTDLAQSGKTFADEDTTEEEAREEYRKLAERRVRLGLVLSEIGEKAGVEVTEEEMQRALFQQLQQFPGQQKEILDFFRNTPGASASLRAPIFEEKVIDKLLEEVSVTDKTVTKEELLAEDAEEGEKAEKKPAKKKAAAKADAAEGEEAAPKKKAPAKKKAAEGDAE, encoded by the coding sequence ATGCAGGTTATCGAAACGCTCGCTGAAGGGCTGAAGCGCGAAATCAAGGTCGTAATTCCGGCCGCCGATATGAAGTCTCGCCTTGACGAGCGCCTGGTCGACGCCAAGGACAAGGTTCGCATCAACGGCTTCCGTCCAGGCAAAGTGCCTCTCGCGCACCTGAAGAAGATGTACGGCAAGTCCATCATGGCTGACCTCGTCAATGAACTCGTTCGCGACAAGCCATCCGAGATCATTTCCGGTCGTGGCGAAAAGTCTGCAACGCAGCCTTCGATCTCCATGACCGAAGATCAGGACGAAGCCGACAAGATCCTGGCTGCTGAAGCCGATTTCGAATTCAATCTTGCATACGAAGTCATTCCTGCGATCGAACTGAAGTCGAACGAAGGCATCAAGGTTACGCGCGAAGTCGTTGAAGTCACCGAAGACGAAATCAACGAGCAGATACTCAAGATCGCTGAAAGCGCTCGCACGTATGAAGCCAAGGACGGCGTTGCCGCTGAAGGCGACCGCGTCACCATGAATTACCTCGGCAAGGTCGATGGCGTGGCCTTCGATGGCGGCGCTGCCGAAGATGCAGAGCTCGTAATCGGTTCCGGTCGCTTCATTCCTGGCTTTGAAGACCAGCTGGTCGGCGTCAAGGCTGGCGATGAGAAGGCTATCACTGTTACCTTCCCGACTGAATATCCTGCTGCAGAACTTGCTGGCAAGGAAGCCGTGTTCGACATCACCGTCAAGGAAGTTGCATCTGCAGCAGCCGTTGAAATCAACGACGAACTGGCGACCAAGCTCGGTCTGGAATCGGCTGAAAAGCTGAAGGAAATCGTACGCGGCCAGATCGAAAGCCAGTACAGCAACGTTACCCGTCAGAAGGTAAAGCGTCAGATTCTCGACCAGCTCGACGAAGTCTACAAGTTTGAGACACCGGCTGGCCTGGTTGACGCCGAGTTCGACAACATCTGGCGCCAGATCAACACCGATCTCGCACAGTCCGGCAAGACATTTGCCGACGAAGACACGACGGAAGAAGAAGCACGCGAAGAATACCGCAAGCTTGCAGAACGTCGCGTTCGTCTCGGCCTCGTTCTCTCCGAAATCGGTGAGAAGGCAGGCGTTGAAGTAACGGAAGAAGAAATGCAGCGCGCGCTGTTCCAGCAGTTGCAGCAGTTCCCTGGCCAGCAGAAAGAAATCCTCGATTTCTTCCGCAACACACCAGGCGCTTCCGCTTCGCTTCGCGCACCGATCTTCGAAGAAAAGGTCATCGACAAGCTGCTCGAAGAAGTCTCCGTCACGGACAAGACCGTAACGAAGGAAGAGCTGCTGGCTGAAGACGCCGAAGAAGGCGAAAAGGCTGAGAAGAAGCCTGCCAAGAAGAAGGCTGCTGCCAAGGCCGACGCTGCGGAAGGCGAAGAAGCCGCTCCGAAGAAGAAGGCTCCCGCCAAGAAGAAGGCTGCTGAAGGCGACGCCGAGTAA
- a CDS encoding DUF1127 domain-containing protein, whose translation MNITRSLNNWRKYRQTVTELGRMSDRELSDLGIGRSDIRRVARTAVGI comes from the coding sequence ATGAACATCACTCGCTCGCTGAACAACTGGCGCAAGTACCGTCAGACCGTAACTGAACTGGGCCGCATGAGCGACCGCGAACTCAGCGACCTCGGCATCGGCCGCAGCGATATCCGTCGCGTTGCACGCACAGCCGTCGGCATCTAA
- a CDS encoding NAD kinase — protein MSRSTESLCFVASTTDNAQSARDELVTHYGNASFDEADVIVVLGGDGFMLQVLNETMNSGKRVYGMNRGSIGFLMNDYRVKGLPERIAIATGNDFHPLRMTTIDADGKDFSALAMNEVSLFRQSHQAAKLRVDVDGKTRLEELICDGMMVATPAGSTAYNFSAHGPILPLESPLLALTPVSAFRPRRWRGALLPNKVTVDIHVLESEKRPVNAVADHTEVKSVQTVRIAQSQDRTAKILSDPDRSWSDRVLAEQFTN, from the coding sequence ATGTCGCGTTCAACTGAGAGTCTGTGTTTCGTTGCTTCGACCACCGACAATGCGCAAAGTGCGCGGGACGAACTTGTCACGCATTACGGCAATGCCTCTTTCGATGAAGCCGATGTCATCGTGGTGCTGGGCGGTGATGGTTTCATGTTGCAGGTCCTCAACGAGACCATGAACTCCGGCAAGCGTGTCTACGGCATGAATCGTGGCTCGATCGGGTTTTTGATGAATGACTACCGGGTCAAAGGGTTACCGGAGCGGATCGCGATTGCCACCGGCAATGATTTTCACCCGTTGCGCATGACCACCATCGATGCCGATGGCAAAGACTTCTCGGCGCTTGCCATGAATGAAGTCAGTCTGTTCCGCCAGTCCCACCAGGCCGCAAAACTGCGGGTGGATGTGGATGGCAAGACACGGCTGGAAGAGCTGATCTGCGATGGCATGATGGTGGCAACACCTGCGGGCTCCACGGCCTATAACTTCTCGGCGCACGGTCCGATCCTGCCGCTCGAATCGCCGCTTCTGGCGTTGACGCCGGTCAGTGCGTTTCGCCCGCGCCGCTGGCGTGGCGCTCTGCTGCCAAATAAGGTAACGGTGGATATCCACGTTCTGGAGAGCGAAAAGCGTCCGGTCAACGCCGTTGCCGACCACACGGAGGTCAAGTCGGTGCAAACCGTGCGCATAGCGCAATCCCAGGACAGAACCGCAAAAATTCTCTCGGACCCGGATCGATCATGGTCGGACAGGGTGCTTGCCGAACAGTTTACGAATTGA
- a CDS encoding penicillin-binding protein 1A, producing MIRLIGYFFGLASMLFLVVAGGVAIYLVTITKDLPDYAVLNSYEPPVTTRIHAGNGALMAEYAKQRRLFLPIQAVPDRVKAAFLSAEDKNFYQHPGIDVTGFARAAVAYVTGGPTQGGSTITQQVAKNFLLTNEQTMERKAKEAILSFRIEQAYSKDKILELYLNEIFFGLNSYGIASAALTYFNKSVTELTIAETAYLAALPKGPANYHPLRREKAAVERRNWVIDRMAENGYITQADAADAKTQPLGVNIRTGGARLAASDYFSEEARRQIVEKYGEKALLEGGLSVRTSFDPDIQLEARKALQDGLLDYDERRGFHGPVDQIDTSGNWSEALAKIKPLRDVPEWKMAVVLAASADGVDVGLRPDGDSDNPDKRSRGHIKPENMRWAYRDAKGQRATAKSPASVLKTGDVVYVEPLSNDGVEYRLRQPPKVQGGMVVMDPHTGRVLAMVGGFSYGQSEFNRATQAMRQPGSSFKPFIYAAALDNGYTPASVVMDAPLEVVSGGQVWRPQNYGGEVAGPSTLRLGIEKSRNLMTVRLAQDMGMNLVAEYAERFGIYDKMPPLLAMSLGSGETTVMRMVSAYSVIANGGKQINPTVIDRIQDRYGKTIFRHEERGCESCNAASWQNQDEPEIVDNREQVLDPMTAYQTTSMLEGVVQRGTAAGKIKVNLPVAGKTGTTNDEKDAWFVGYTPDLVAGLYIGFDSPAPLGRGGTGGSLAAPIFGEFIAQAAKHLPQSKFIVPNGMQFVAVNRKTGMAANEGEPDTIMEAFKPGTGPASSFNVIGMDGAMSQEDILRASPQAQQAITGGGGGLY from the coding sequence ATGATCAGACTTATTGGATATTTCTTCGGCTTGGCCAGCATGCTGTTCCTTGTGGTGGCTGGCGGTGTTGCCATTTATTTGGTGACCATTACGAAGGATCTGCCCGATTACGCGGTGCTGAACAGTTACGAGCCACCGGTAACGACACGCATCCACGCCGGTAATGGCGCGCTGATGGCAGAATACGCCAAGCAGCGGCGCCTGTTCCTGCCCATTCAGGCCGTGCCGGACCGCGTCAAGGCTGCGTTTCTGTCTGCCGAAGACAAGAATTTCTATCAGCACCCCGGCATCGACGTCACCGGCTTTGCCCGCGCAGCTGTTGCTTACGTGACGGGCGGTCCGACGCAGGGTGGCTCGACGATTACGCAGCAGGTTGCCAAGAACTTCCTGTTGACCAATGAGCAGACCATGGAGCGTAAGGCCAAGGAAGCGATCTTGTCCTTCCGCATCGAGCAGGCCTACAGCAAGGATAAGATCCTCGAGCTTTACCTCAACGAGATTTTCTTCGGTCTCAACTCCTACGGTATCGCCAGTGCTGCTCTGACCTATTTCAATAAGTCCGTGACTGAACTGACGATTGCGGAAACAGCCTATCTGGCTGCGCTTCCGAAGGGACCCGCGAATTATCACCCATTGCGCCGTGAAAAGGCTGCGGTCGAACGCCGCAACTGGGTCATCGACCGCATGGCGGAAAATGGCTACATCACACAAGCCGACGCAGCCGATGCCAAGACGCAGCCCTTGGGCGTGAATATTCGCACAGGCGGAGCGCGTCTCGCGGCATCAGATTACTTCTCCGAAGAGGCACGCCGCCAGATCGTTGAGAAGTACGGAGAGAAGGCATTGCTGGAAGGCGGCCTTTCCGTTCGCACGTCATTCGATCCCGATATTCAGTTGGAGGCCCGCAAGGCGCTTCAGGATGGTTTGCTGGATTACGATGAGCGTCGTGGCTTCCATGGTCCTGTCGATCAGATTGATACCTCCGGCAACTGGAGCGAGGCGCTGGCTAAGATCAAGCCGCTTCGTGACGTTCCCGAATGGAAAATGGCCGTCGTGCTGGCCGCATCCGCCGATGGAGTCGATGTTGGCCTTCGTCCTGATGGTGATAGCGACAACCCGGATAAGCGCAGCCGAGGCCACATCAAGCCGGAAAACATGCGCTGGGCCTACCGTGATGCCAAGGGGCAGCGCGCGACAGCCAAGTCGCCTGCGAGCGTCTTGAAAACCGGCGACGTCGTCTACGTCGAGCCGCTGTCCAATGATGGTGTGGAATACCGTCTTCGTCAGCCGCCGAAGGTGCAGGGCGGCATGGTGGTGATGGACCCGCATACCGGCCGCGTTCTGGCCATGGTGGGTGGCTTCTCCTATGGCCAGTCGGAATTCAACCGCGCGACGCAGGCGATGCGCCAGCCGGGTTCCTCGTTCAAGCCGTTCATCTATGCTGCGGCCCTGGACAATGGCTATACGCCTGCATCTGTAGTCATGGATGCACCGCTTGAGGTTGTTTCCGGCGGTCAGGTCTGGCGTCCGCAGAACTACGGCGGCGAAGTAGCTGGTCCGTCGACACTGCGTCTGGGTATCGAGAAATCCCGTAACCTCATGACTGTGCGCCTGGCGCAGGATATGGGCATGAACCTCGTTGCGGAATATGCCGAGCGATTCGGCATTTACGACAAGATGCCGCCACTGCTGGCCATGTCGCTTGGTTCCGGTGAAACCACTGTGATGCGGATGGTCTCTGCCTATTCCGTGATTGCGAATGGCGGCAAGCAGATCAACCCAACGGTTATCGACCGCATTCAAGACCGCTACGGCAAGACGATTTTCCGTCATGAGGAGCGCGGCTGCGAAAGCTGTAACGCTGCTAGCTGGCAGAATCAGGATGAACCCGAGATCGTTGACAATCGCGAGCAGGTTCTTGACCCGATGACGGCGTATCAAACGACATCCATGCTTGAGGGCGTCGTTCAGCGCGGTACGGCGGCAGGCAAGATCAAGGTCAACCTGCCGGTAGCAGGCAAGACCGGCACGACCAATGACGAAAAAGACGCCTGGTTCGTGGGTTACACGCCTGATCTGGTGGCTGGCCTCTATATCGGCTTCGATAGCCCGGCACCGCTTGGTCGTGGCGGCACCGGCGGTTCGCTGGCAGCGCCGATCTTCGGTGAGTTCATTGCGCAGGCTGCAAAGCATCTGCCACAGAGCAAGTTCATCGTTCCCAACGGCATGCAATTCGTTGCCGTCAACCGCAAGACCGGCATGGCTGCCAATGAGGGCGAGCCCGATACGATCATGGAAGCCTTCAAGCCTGGCACGGGTCCGGCCAGCAGCTTCAACGTGATTGGTATGGACGGCGCCATGTCCCAGGAAGACATTCTGCGCGCTTCGCCACAGGCCCAGCAGGCCATTACCGGCGGTGGCGGCGGCCTCTATTGA